One Lactobacillus crispatus DNA segment encodes these proteins:
- the pcp gene encoding pyroglutamyl-peptidase I, which produces MKILVTGFDPFGGDKINPAIEAVKKLPDSIKGAKIIKLEIPTVFNKSAQVVHDAIVQEQPDYVLNVGQAGGRAALTPERVAININDGRIPDNDGYQPLGEPIQADGDTAYFTQLPIKAIAKAIRAVGLPATVSNTAGTYVCNHIFYQVQYMRAKEFPSLKAGFIHIPFLPEQVVKRPSTPSMALADIVKGLIAAIGAIVERDGQGDIEAVEGQNH; this is translated from the coding sequence TTGAAAATTTTAGTAACTGGTTTTGATCCTTTTGGTGGCGACAAGATCAACCCCGCCATTGAAGCAGTCAAAAAACTACCTGACTCAATCAAGGGTGCAAAAATTATCAAATTAGAAATTCCTACGGTTTTCAATAAATCTGCCCAAGTTGTTCATGATGCCATCGTGCAAGAACAACCAGATTATGTACTTAATGTTGGTCAAGCTGGCGGGCGTGCTGCTTTAACCCCAGAACGAGTAGCTATTAATATTAACGATGGTCGCATCCCCGATAACGATGGTTATCAACCGCTCGGTGAACCTATCCAAGCCGATGGCGACACGGCTTACTTCACCCAACTACCAATCAAGGCAATTGCTAAGGCGATTCGCGCTGTTGGTCTACCTGCTACAGTTTCCAACACTGCCGGTACTTACGTCTGCAACCACATCTTTTATCAAGTGCAATACATGCGAGCTAAAGAATTCCCTAGCCTTAAAGCTGGCTTCATTCACATCCCATTTTTGCCAGAACAAGTTGTCAAAAGACCAAGCACTCCATCAATGGCATTAGCCGATATTGTTAAAGGCTTAATCGCTGCAATTGGGGCTATTGTTGAACGCGATGGACAAGGCGACATTGAAGCAGTTGAAGGACAAAATCATTAA
- a CDS encoding glycerol-3-phosphate acyltransferase, whose protein sequence is MARIWATLIGYVFGNFLTAMIVGKIFLKINPTEYGSHNPGTANMGAVFGKKWGILTCLGDLLKSLIALFIVYFAFPAHINIAYTGLGLILGHCFPIWDHFRGGKGVAVAAQVAVFYNWKVGFATLLVALVLTAIMQNLTIPPLVFMLLFSINTFLHNQEAGFVFIVITLIMCFKFWHDIVDFFTGHGKKVDILLSIKKKLGIIK, encoded by the coding sequence ATGGCGCGCATTTGGGCTACTCTGATTGGCTACGTTTTTGGAAATTTCTTAACGGCGATGATCGTTGGCAAAATCTTTTTAAAAATAAATCCTACTGAATACGGTTCACATAATCCGGGAACGGCTAACATGGGTGCTGTTTTTGGTAAAAAATGGGGTATTTTAACCTGTTTAGGCGATTTGCTTAAAAGTTTAATTGCCTTGTTTATTGTATATTTTGCTTTTCCAGCTCATATTAATATTGCTTATACAGGGCTAGGCCTGATCTTAGGACATTGTTTTCCAATCTGGGATCATTTTCGAGGTGGCAAAGGAGTTGCGGTTGCAGCTCAGGTAGCAGTTTTTTATAATTGGAAAGTTGGCTTTGCTACTTTATTAGTGGCTTTGGTATTAACAGCAATTATGCAAAATTTGACGATTCCGCCTTTAGTGTTTATGCTTTTATTCAGTATAAATACATTCTTGCATAATCAAGAAGCAGGATTTGTTTTTATCGTGATTACTTTGATCATGTGCTTTAAGTTCTGGCATGATATCGTAGACTTTTTCACCGGTCATGGTAAAAAGGTGGATATTCTGCTTTCAATTAAAAAGAAGCTAGGGATCATTAAGTAA
- a CDS encoding 2,3-diphosphoglycerate-dependent phosphoglycerate mutase has translation MSKLVLIRHGQSEWNLSNQFTGWVDVNLSEKGVEEAKKAGRLIKEHGLDFDQAYTSLLTRAIKTLHFALEESGQLWIPETKTWRLNERHYGALQGLNKKATAEKYGDEQVHIWRRSYDVLPPAIDDDNEFSQAHDRRYANLDPHIVPKAENLHVCLDRVMPFWEDHIAPDLLDGKNVIIAAHGNSLRALTKYIENISDEDIMNLEMKTGEPVVYTFDENLDVVNKEKLDD, from the coding sequence ATGTCAAAATTAGTTTTAATCCGTCACGGTCAAAGTGAATGGAACCTTTCAAACCAATTTACTGGTTGGGTTGACGTTAACCTTTCAGAAAAAGGTGTTGAAGAAGCTAAGAAGGCTGGCCGTTTAATCAAGGAACACGGTCTTGATTTTGACCAAGCTTACACTTCATTATTAACTCGTGCTATCAAGACTTTGCACTTTGCACTTGAAGAAAGTGGCCAACTTTGGATTCCAGAAACTAAGACCTGGAGACTTAACGAACGTCACTACGGTGCTTTACAAGGCTTGAACAAGAAGGCTACTGCTGAAAAGTACGGCGATGAACAAGTTCACATTTGGCGTCGTTCATACGATGTTTTGCCACCAGCTATTGATGATGACAACGAATTCAGTCAAGCACATGACCGTCGTTACGCAAACTTGGACCCACACATCGTTCCTAAGGCTGAAAACTTACACGTATGTCTTGATCGTGTAATGCCATTCTGGGAAGACCACATTGCTCCAGATTTACTTGACGGCAAGAACGTAATTATCGCAGCTCACGGTAACTCACTTCGTGCTTTGACTAAGTACATCGAAAACATTTCTGATGAAGACATTATGAACTTGGAAATGAAGACCGGTGAACCAGTTGTTTACACATTCGACGAAAACTTGGATGTTGTTAACAAGGAAAAGTTGGACGACTAA
- a CDS encoding SLAP domain-containing protein codes for MKIRKFLIALIALLGLVGVSSVSNQVKAASINTLAKKYQYSGVTYLYKMLKLEGIKYNKFPGIEYQNGKPEGIVVHETDDPGATAHDEAIYFNREWKNINAYVNAFVDSKQVIQMYSPNNGTWGAGPNANNRFIQIELCEEDSRDAFAKSVNNDAIYIAKLLHRYNLKPDNACDDGEGTIWSHKAVSTFLGGTDHVDPDSYFAKWDYDMDQFYSLIEYYYDLQKKNENTDTKDPNKIKDEVPAEVQGAVTLGHDAYVYDKNGKKTKTLKLAGSPVTVLGYKIISNKKYYQICKNQYVVATNIDATARTVKKNTYLRTRSGQIEKGNLVKKGSRVMTYGSKITIKGQKYYALNATQYVLVSDIN; via the coding sequence GTGAAGATACGCAAATTTTTAATTGCCTTAATTGCGCTTTTGGGGTTAGTCGGCGTATCATCGGTCAGTAACCAGGTCAAAGCCGCTTCGATTAATACTTTAGCGAAGAAATATCAATATAGTGGTGTCACCTATTTATACAAGATGCTCAAACTAGAGGGGATTAAGTACAATAAATTCCCTGGTATTGAGTATCAAAATGGCAAGCCAGAAGGAATTGTCGTTCATGAGACTGACGATCCCGGAGCTACTGCTCACGATGAAGCAATCTACTTTAACCGCGAGTGGAAAAATATCAACGCTTACGTCAATGCTTTTGTAGATAGTAAGCAAGTCATCCAAATGTATTCACCTAATAATGGTACTTGGGGCGCAGGACCGAATGCCAACAATCGCTTTATTCAAATTGAGCTTTGTGAAGAAGATAGTCGTGATGCCTTTGCTAAGTCAGTTAATAATGATGCAATTTATATTGCCAAGTTGCTTCATCGTTACAATTTAAAGCCAGACAATGCTTGCGATGATGGTGAAGGCACAATTTGGTCACACAAGGCGGTTAGCACCTTCTTAGGTGGAACAGACCACGTTGACCCTGATAGTTATTTTGCCAAGTGGGATTACGACATGGATCAGTTTTATTCTTTGATCGAGTATTACTATGACTTGCAAAAGAAGAATGAAAATACTGATACTAAGGATCCAAATAAGATTAAGGACGAAGTACCAGCAGAAGTTCAAGGTGCGGTAACTTTAGGTCACGATGCTTATGTTTATGACAAGAACGGCAAGAAGACCAAGACCTTGAAGTTAGCTGGTAGTCCGGTAACCGTTTTAGGCTACAAGATAATCAGTAATAAGAAGTACTATCAAATTTGCAAGAACCAATACGTAGTAGCTACTAATATTGATGCTACTGCTAGAACTGTTAAGAAGAATACATATTTGCGGACTCGTTCAGGTCAAATTGAAAAAGGCAATTTGGTCAAGAAGGGTAGTCGGGTCATGACATATGGCAGCAAGATTACAATTAAAGGTCAAAAGTATTATGCTTTAAATGCTACACAATATGTTTTAGTTAGCGATATTAATTAG
- a CDS encoding aldose 1-epimerase, translating to MQTIDNSLFQVSVDENGARMAHLVSLTDQFNYLGEQESEEGMALAFPVMDQADNLANKLPWTVVDKGDTRVSLTLIDTPESYKSFPYHFEVMTTYALEGNQVNISFYLKNSSNKELPFSLGFILPTSWQSESQVNKISLTGKEHGIDLTSTDFKLSAKEGSVTAFTDKIELEAKSSHNFALSLTLK from the coding sequence ATGCAAACAATCGATAATTCTCTCTTTCAAGTCTCTGTCGATGAGAATGGGGCCCGGATGGCACATCTGGTGTCTTTAACAGATCAATTTAATTATCTCGGCGAGCAAGAAAGTGAAGAAGGTATGGCACTTGCTTTTCCAGTAATGGATCAAGCCGATAATTTGGCTAACAAGTTGCCTTGGACCGTTGTTGACAAAGGTGATACTCGCGTAAGTCTAACTTTAATTGATACGCCGGAGAGCTATAAGAGTTTTCCATATCATTTTGAAGTAATGACTACTTATGCTTTGGAGGGTAATCAAGTCAACATATCCTTTTATTTGAAAAATTCTTCAAATAAGGAACTGCCATTTTCTTTGGGCTTTATCTTACCAACTTCTTGGCAAAGTGAAAGCCAGGTCAATAAGATTAGTTTGACTGGCAAAGAACATGGCATTGATCTTACTTCAACTGATTTTAAGTTGAGTGCAAAAGAAGGAAGCGTTACAGCTTTTACGGATAAAATTGAATTAGAGGCAAAAAGTAGCCATAATTTTGCGTTAAGCTTGACTTTGAAGTAA
- a CDS encoding DUF6612 family protein has translation MKFKHQNIIITVLLALLFLTACSKTGSKKTANLPTAKTILTSAEKTKFSSMHATWNELSNGKSLQKAEAQYTKKPTIIYANVSSSSNHYKMWIEGKSNYIQMKGTNSQRWFKTKLSKASAYGAITYNLNGTLLMPFIPNAKYFKVKQNGNDYLLTYKGNNKKIWNAIVSDSAFTALIGIDLDDVKPISNEIKINVDQNYDIKNVNVTSTYKDEGHKKNFTMQIDQINQVKKLTVPASIKKSAVDLGKINTK, from the coding sequence ATGAAATTTAAACATCAAAATATTATCATTACCGTTTTATTAGCATTACTCTTTTTAACGGCCTGCTCTAAGACAGGTTCAAAAAAGACAGCTAATTTACCTACTGCCAAGACGATTTTAACCAGTGCGGAAAAAACGAAATTCAGTTCAATGCACGCTACTTGGAATGAATTAAGCAATGGCAAGTCTTTGCAAAAAGCCGAAGCCCAATATACTAAAAAGCCAACGATTATTTATGCTAATGTTTCTAGCAGCTCTAATCACTATAAAATGTGGATTGAGGGTAAAAGCAACTATATCCAAATGAAAGGTACCAATTCTCAGCGTTGGTTTAAGACAAAGTTGTCTAAGGCTAGTGCCTATGGTGCCATTACCTACAATTTGAACGGCACATTACTCATGCCTTTCATTCCTAACGCAAAATATTTTAAGGTAAAGCAAAACGGCAATGATTATCTGCTTACTTATAAAGGAAATAACAAAAAAATTTGGAACGCAATTGTATCTGATTCTGCCTTTACTGCTTTAATCGGCATCGATCTTGATGATGTTAAACCAATTAGCAACGAAATCAAAATTAACGTAGATCAGAATTACGACATCAAAAATGTTAATGTGACTTCTACTTATAAGGATGAAGGACACAAAAAGAATTTCACCATGCAGATTGATCAAATTAATCAAGTCAAAAAGTTGACGGTACCTGCTTCTATCAAGAAATCGGCCGTAGATTTAGGCAAAATTAATACAAAATAA
- a CDS encoding Gfo/Idh/MocA family protein — MKLGIIGSGMIVHDFLTTADQVANMTVTAISSTKRSENIARELAKKYNIKRTYTDNEELMADSEVDTVYVAVPNFLHYEIAKAALEYDKNVICEKPFVQSTTQAKELKKLADEKGLIIVEAITNLYLENFKQIQKELNKIAPIHIVNLNYTQYSSRYDAFLEGKIAPVFDPKKDGGALMDLNIYNIHLVSALFGLPDQVQYYANMQKGVDTSGILHLSYPDKQASLTASKDSYVTPRSFIEGEKGSIYFDGSTGTLDNFTVEMRNEQPKRYNLNKYPHRMAAEFNTFAQMIDQHDTQKADEAFVNTLETMQILTKAKNSMI, encoded by the coding sequence ATGAAATTAGGAATTATTGGCAGCGGCATGATCGTCCATGACTTTTTAACAACCGCTGATCAAGTTGCGAATATGACTGTAACGGCTATTTCCTCAACTAAGCGCAGTGAAAATATTGCCCGGGAATTAGCTAAAAAGTACAACATCAAACGTACTTATACGGACAATGAAGAATTAATGGCTGATTCTGAAGTCGATACAGTTTATGTAGCGGTGCCAAACTTCTTGCATTATGAGATTGCTAAAGCCGCTCTAGAATACGATAAAAATGTAATCTGTGAAAAGCCATTTGTTCAGAGCACCACTCAAGCAAAAGAATTAAAAAAGTTAGCTGACGAAAAGGGTTTGATCATCGTTGAAGCAATTACTAACCTTTATTTAGAAAACTTCAAACAAATCCAAAAAGAATTGAACAAGATCGCACCAATTCATATTGTTAACCTAAATTATACGCAATATTCTAGCCGCTATGACGCCTTTCTTGAAGGCAAAATTGCGCCGGTTTTTGATCCTAAAAAAGATGGCGGTGCTTTGATGGATTTAAATATCTACAACATTCATCTTGTCTCGGCATTGTTTGGCTTGCCTGATCAAGTGCAATATTATGCCAACATGCAAAAAGGCGTTGATACTTCTGGTATTCTTCACCTCTCTTATCCTGACAAACAAGCCTCCCTCACGGCATCAAAAGATAGCTATGTAACGCCACGTTCTTTTATCGAAGGCGAAAAAGGTAGTATCTATTTTGACGGCTCAACGGGAACACTTGATAATTTCACAGTTGAAATGAGAAATGAACAACCTAAGCGTTATAATTTAAATAAATATCCGCACCGAATGGCAGCTGAATTTAATACTTTTGCCCAGATGATTGATCAACACGATACGCAAAAAGCGGATGAAGCATTTGTTAATACTTTAGAAACTATGCAAATTTTGACTAAAGCAAAAAATTCTATGATTTAA
- a CDS encoding monovalent cation:proton antiporter family protein — translation MAQLSLFLVVLLALVIPIFMARFKISTVPTAIAEIIVGIIVGSSGFNIVVSIHDLTFLSNLGVILLMFLSGMEINFDLLQRKNNPKAKSQAGKTVDPLPTALTAFAGIVVMAFVLAYILKLIGLFSNVILAAIIFMTIALGVVIATLKEKDILGRPIGQTILLTAVLGEVIPLLLLTIYASVNGGNAGQLWLIILLFIAAIILLRRFKQPYLWFSKVTKATTQLDIRLAFFLIFALVTVAERVGAENILGAFLAGMVMKLLEPSEATKDKLTSIGYGFFIPIFFIMTGVGLNLKSLFAHPSSLMLLPVLVIFLFLAKAPVVFLYMRYFEKKNAFAGGFLTATTITIVLPTLQVARKLHAITSTQSDAFILAAVIVCIVSPIVFNSNFVLSPEDRMKETVTIVGANTFTVPVAHDLHDNWYTIKMFTDQQDQYETYDSRVKGLTLLDNLDNQSLERSGAFDCDIFVAAGHHDQENARMAEYAKDLGVKRAIARMNEVDSDTMARCQEAGVELFNFTNVRSALMRALIESPTVYKIMTDTNNVLYSVKVRSTSYTGRPLRDLEFVDKITVSRIRRGDEWLIPHGWTVIEPNDILIFSGEFKVADRVKKLLSHQN, via the coding sequence ATGGCGCAATTATCATTATTTTTGGTCGTCTTATTAGCGCTCGTAATTCCAATATTTATGGCGCGTTTCAAAATAAGCACTGTACCAACGGCGATTGCTGAAATTATCGTCGGAATTATTGTAGGTTCGAGCGGATTTAATATCGTGGTTTCGATACATGATTTAACATTTTTATCGAACCTCGGCGTAATTTTGCTGATGTTTTTATCAGGAATGGAAATTAATTTTGACCTGCTACAGCGCAAGAATAATCCTAAGGCTAAATCACAGGCGGGAAAAACTGTCGATCCGTTGCCAACAGCTTTAACAGCTTTCGCTGGAATTGTGGTAATGGCCTTTGTTTTGGCTTATATTTTAAAGCTGATAGGGCTATTTAGCAATGTTATCTTGGCAGCGATTATTTTTATGACCATTGCATTGGGTGTAGTTATTGCTACCTTGAAGGAAAAGGATATTCTTGGCCGACCGATTGGTCAGACAATTTTGTTAACTGCGGTTTTGGGCGAAGTAATACCGTTGCTCTTATTAACGATTTATGCCTCAGTTAATGGAGGGAATGCTGGCCAGCTTTGGTTGATTATCTTACTGTTTATCGCTGCGATTATTCTTTTGCGGCGGTTTAAGCAACCGTATTTATGGTTTAGCAAAGTAACTAAGGCAACGACTCAATTGGATATTCGGTTAGCCTTCTTCTTGATTTTTGCTTTAGTTACTGTAGCTGAGCGAGTTGGTGCTGAAAATATTTTGGGAGCATTCTTGGCCGGGATGGTAATGAAATTATTGGAACCAAGCGAGGCAACTAAAGATAAGCTAACTTCAATCGGTTATGGATTCTTTATCCCAATCTTTTTCATTATGACTGGCGTGGGCTTGAATCTAAAGTCACTATTTGCTCATCCATCATCATTGATGTTGTTGCCAGTTTTGGTCATTTTCTTGTTCTTAGCTAAAGCTCCTGTAGTTTTTCTTTATATGCGCTATTTTGAAAAGAAAAATGCCTTTGCTGGTGGCTTTTTAACTGCTACTACAATTACGATTGTTTTGCCAACTCTACAAGTTGCTAGAAAATTGCATGCAATTACTTCAACACAATCAGATGCCTTTATCTTAGCTGCGGTTATTGTTTGTATCGTGAGTCCGATTGTCTTTAATTCAAACTTTGTTTTATCACCTGAGGATCGGATGAAAGAAACTGTTACTATTGTGGGTGCCAATACTTTTACGGTACCAGTTGCACATGATTTGCACGATAATTGGTATACGATCAAGATGTTTACCGATCAGCAGGACCAATACGAAACTTATGATAGTAGGGTTAAAGGTTTAACATTACTTGATAATTTGGATAATCAAAGCTTAGAGCGTAGTGGTGCCTTTGATTGCGACATTTTCGTAGCTGCAGGGCATCATGATCAAGAAAATGCACGAATGGCGGAATATGCCAAAGACTTGGGAGTCAAACGAGCAATTGCCCGAATGAATGAAGTCGATAGCGATACGATGGCTCGATGCCAGGAGGCAGGAGTAGAGTTGTTCAACTTTACTAATGTACGTTCTGCTCTGATGCGAGCTTTGATTGAGTCTCCAACGGTCTACAAGATTATGACTGATACTAACAATGTGTTGTACTCAGTTAAGGTGAGAAGTACTTCCTATACTGGACGACCACTTAGGGATCTGGAATTTGTGGACAAGATTACGGTTAGTCGAATTCGGCGTGGTGATGAGTGGTTAATACCACACGGTTGGACTGTTATTGAGCCGAATGATATCTTGATCTTTTCTGGAGAATTTAAGGTTGCTGATCGAGTAAAGAAGTTACTTAGTCATCAAAATTAG
- a CDS encoding LCP family protein, translated as MKDRKQRSNHPHNSRVDTHSYKNRHIWVWVISIVALLAVAGAAYFASVYFRTKSAVDKTYDPKTAVKTTGEFDGKKKFAVLLMGTDTGALDRTEKRGRTDTMILAVVNPARKRYTLVSIPRDTMAQMVGSESFKTEKINAAYELGGAKMSMDSISKLINVPIKYYAVVNMGGIMKMIRYVGGINIRPTLSFEYGGYIFKKGKLTHMGGAGALAYSRMRYDDPRGDYGRQERQRQVITTLIKKAVSISSLSNLDSILTSVSSNVRTNLPFSAMQQIAMNYRSCANSSSSDYLHGYNAMIDDAAYQVQPTSELQRISNLVRKELGLPKETISNNETFQNEKNIANGFSFKSEKTQHYHIYDYTEEGDN; from the coding sequence ATGAAAGATAGAAAACAAAGATCTAATCACCCGCATAATAGTCGGGTAGACACACACAGTTATAAAAATCGTCATATTTGGGTCTGGGTTATTAGTATCGTAGCCTTGCTTGCGGTTGCTGGAGCGGCGTACTTTGCCTCAGTTTATTTCCGTACTAAGTCAGCGGTTGATAAGACCTATGATCCTAAGACCGCAGTGAAAACTACAGGTGAATTTGATGGAAAGAAGAAGTTCGCTGTTTTACTGATGGGGACTGATACAGGTGCCCTTGATCGAACTGAAAAGCGCGGCCGGACTGATACCATGATTTTAGCTGTAGTTAACCCTGCTAGGAAGCGTTACACATTGGTCTCAATACCGCGTGATACGATGGCACAGATGGTTGGAAGCGAGAGCTTCAAGACAGAAAAGATTAACGCCGCTTATGAATTAGGCGGGGCTAAGATGTCAATGGATTCAATTTCTAAGTTAATCAATGTGCCAATCAAGTATTATGCCGTGGTTAACATGGGTGGAATCATGAAGATGATTCGCTATGTTGGCGGAATTAATATTAGACCAACGCTTAGCTTTGAATATGGCGGTTATATTTTTAAAAAGGGCAAGCTGACCCATATGGGTGGTGCAGGTGCGCTAGCATATTCTAGAATGCGTTATGATGATCCGCGTGGAGATTATGGTCGTCAAGAACGACAACGACAGGTAATTACCACTTTGATCAAGAAGGCAGTTTCAATTAGTTCATTATCAAATCTGGATTCAATTTTGACTTCTGTGTCAAGCAATGTTCGGACTAACTTGCCATTTAGTGCGATGCAGCAGATTGCGATGAATTATCGTAGTTGTGCCAATTCGTCATCTAGTGATTATCTACATGGTTACAATGCAATGATCGACGATGCGGCTTATCAAGTACAGCCAACTAGTGAATTGCAACGGATTTCTAACCTGGTGCGCAAAGAATTAGGTTTACCTAAGGAAACGATTTCAAATAATGAAACTTTCCAAAACGAAAAGAATATTGCAAATGGCTTTAGCTTTAAGAGCGAAAAAACGCAGCACTATCATATCTATGATTACACCGAAGAAGGTGATAATTAA